The Geotrypetes seraphini chromosome 8, aGeoSer1.1, whole genome shotgun sequence genome includes a region encoding these proteins:
- the CCDC157 gene encoding coiled-coil domain-containing protein 157 isoform X5, translated as MAYLLGNRNCIDSLRKDITDLQGAIIDVFSRVGAVRYPSWKFPDKISCDLDLVALLERYDYEENDPEFSQHSHVLLLELVIDRLLLLLQSFTGYMEIVTSKHGVPASKLMGPSMSIGLAVRKYWNNLMKLGSLYQKVSSEELLPSKKKFPS; from the exons ATGGCATACCTTCTGGGCAATCGTAATTGCATCGACAGCCTGAGAAAGGATATTACAGATCTTCAAGGAGCCATCATTGATGTTTTTTCTCGAGTGGGAGCTGTGCGTTACCCATCGTGGAAGTTCCCAGATAAAATTTCATGTGACCTAGACTTGGTGGCTTTGCTGGAGCGCTACGACTATGAAGAAAATGACCCTGAATTTTCACAACACTCACATGTGTTGCTTTTGGAATTAGTGATTGACAG ATTACTGTTGCTGCTTCAGAGCTTTACAGGATACATGGAAATTGTTACCAGTAAGCATGGGGTCCCTGCTTCCAAGCTCATGGGGCCCAGCATGTCCATTGGCCTAGCTGTGAGGAAGTACTGGAACAACCTGATGAAACTGGGATCCCTCTACCAGAAAGTTAGCAGCGAG